A genome region from Streptomyces pratensis includes the following:
- a CDS encoding SLC13 family permease yields the protein MTLTVRQAVSACVALSVCAVLLVPGVAHGLGTDARITLVVFAVATCAWIGTSVDDTYIALGAGLVLAAAGVISSDTLFATLGDSTVWLLICAFVIAAAVSRSGLAGRAAAFLVGGARTVRQLVHLTTTALVLTAFAVPATSGRAALALPVFLALAKVLADRKRLVVMLALLFPTVILLSAVATLIGAGAHLITVSVLWEATGQRIGFTQWLLLGLPLAVVSSHLAAELVLLTTTRRADRSGPVHIAVEEIQEHSDKPVSGPLEPGEARCAMLLGTVVVLWCSEPLHGVTPALVALIGAVVAASPALGTVRLKDALTTVPWSLLLFMAATMAMGAALTESGAAEWLVSGLPTGTGVPTWVFLAVVVALSTAAHLVLQSRSARSSVLVPLVVAAAVGLGVNPVAAALASTAAAGFCHTLPASAKPVALFADVPGIPTYGPRDLLRLSAVLAPLTAAVVLLFALGVWPLLGVAP from the coding sequence GTGACCCTGACCGTCCGTCAGGCCGTGTCCGCATGCGTAGCGCTGAGCGTGTGCGCGGTTCTGCTCGTCCCCGGGGTCGCCCACGGCCTCGGCACGGACGCCCGGATCACGCTGGTGGTGTTCGCCGTCGCGACGTGTGCGTGGATCGGGACCTCCGTCGACGACACGTACATAGCGCTGGGCGCCGGGCTCGTGCTCGCGGCGGCGGGAGTGATCAGCAGCGACACCCTCTTCGCGACCCTCGGCGACTCCACCGTCTGGCTTCTGATCTGTGCCTTCGTGATCGCCGCCGCGGTGTCCCGCAGCGGACTCGCGGGCAGGGCGGCGGCGTTCCTGGTCGGCGGGGCCCGCACCGTGCGGCAGCTCGTGCATCTGACGACCACTGCGCTCGTCCTGACCGCGTTCGCGGTGCCGGCGACCTCGGGCCGGGCGGCGCTCGCACTGCCGGTCTTCCTGGCCCTGGCCAAGGTGCTGGCCGACCGCAAGCGGCTCGTGGTCATGCTGGCGCTGCTCTTCCCCACGGTCATCCTCCTGTCGGCGGTGGCCACCCTCATCGGGGCGGGCGCGCACCTGATCACGGTGTCCGTGCTGTGGGAGGCCACCGGACAGCGCATCGGCTTCACCCAGTGGCTTCTGCTGGGACTGCCGCTGGCCGTCGTCTCCTCCCACCTCGCGGCGGAGCTGGTGCTGCTCACCACCACGCGGCGGGCTGACCGGAGCGGGCCGGTCCATATCGCGGTGGAGGAGATCCAGGAGCACAGCGACAAACCGGTGAGCGGTCCGCTGGAGCCGGGTGAGGCGCGGTGCGCGATGCTGCTCGGCACGGTTGTGGTGCTGTGGTGCAGCGAACCGCTGCACGGCGTGACACCCGCCCTCGTCGCACTGATCGGCGCTGTGGTCGCCGCGTCCCCGGCACTGGGCACGGTCCGTCTGAAGGACGCCCTGACGACGGTGCCGTGGTCGCTGCTGCTGTTCATGGCCGCGACGATGGCGATGGGCGCGGCGCTCACGGAGTCGGGCGCCGCCGAGTGGCTCGTCTCGGGGCTGCCCACCGGCACCGGGGTGCCCACGTGGGTCTTCCTGGCCGTCGTCGTCGCCCTCAGCACCGCGGCGCACCTGGTGCTCCAGTCGCGTTCCGCCCGCTCCAGCGTGCTCGTGCCGCTGGTGGTGGCGGCGGCCGTGGGGCTCGGCGTCAACCCGGTGGCCGCCGCGCTGGCCTCCACCGCCGCCGCCGGCTTCTGCCACACCCTGCCGGCGTCGGCCAAGCCCGTGGCGCTCTTCGCCGATGTCCCGGGCATCCCGACGTACGGCCCGCGTGACCTGCTGCGGCTCTCGGCCGTGCTGGCACCGCTGACCGCGGCGGTCGTGCTGCTCTTCGCCCTCGGGGTCTGGCCGTTGCTGGGCGTGGCGCCCTGA
- a CDS encoding glycerate kinase, producing the protein MSATYRFVIAPSGFKESLSAQDAAQAIAEGLLRVVPDAETDLIPLVDGGEGTARALAAATGGRLVHRTATGPVGEPVATHFALLGGPAYGPRTAVVEMAAVAGLGLVPTDRRDPVATTTYGVGQLIRGALDAGAHRILVGCGDSGTSDGGAGALQALGARLLDAEGRELARGGGELRRLARIDTSGLDPRLSEAEMLVACNPYNVLCGPQGVARVFGPQKGATPDQVEELSMALDHWAGVLARDVRPRLCGAPGAAPAHSLRDGPGTGASGGLGAGLAALGARLLPRFEVLLDHLDLDARLARADLVITAEGALDKQTPRGKVPAEVARRAKLHGRPVLALAGTIGDGAQQVRESGVDAYSGILPAPVGLAEALSRGGEFLADASERALRMVLLGIGLTSTGTPRPRAAAPGEALAQTG; encoded by the coding sequence ATGTCCGCCACGTACCGTTTCGTCATCGCCCCCAGCGGTTTCAAGGAGTCCCTGTCCGCGCAGGACGCCGCACAGGCCATCGCGGAGGGGCTGCTGCGTGTGGTCCCCGACGCCGAGACCGATCTGATCCCGCTCGTCGACGGGGGCGAGGGCACCGCACGCGCGCTGGCCGCCGCCACGGGTGGACGACTGGTGCACCGTACGGCGACGGGGCCCGTCGGCGAGCCCGTGGCCACGCACTTCGCGCTGCTCGGCGGGCCGGCGTACGGCCCGCGCACCGCGGTGGTGGAAATGGCCGCGGTCGCCGGTCTGGGCCTGGTCCCGACGGACCGGCGCGACCCGGTGGCCACCACGACGTACGGGGTCGGCCAGCTCATCCGCGGCGCGCTGGACGCCGGGGCGCACCGGATCCTCGTCGGCTGCGGGGACTCGGGGACCTCGGACGGCGGCGCGGGAGCGCTCCAGGCCCTGGGAGCGAGGCTGCTCGACGCCGAAGGCCGCGAACTCGCCCGTGGCGGAGGTGAACTGCGCCGCCTCGCCCGCATCGACACCTCGGGTCTCGACCCCCGGCTGTCCGAGGCGGAGATGCTCGTCGCGTGCAATCCGTACAACGTGCTGTGCGGTCCCCAGGGCGTGGCCAGGGTGTTCGGCCCGCAGAAGGGCGCGACCCCTGACCAGGTGGAGGAGCTGTCCATGGCGCTCGACCACTGGGCGGGAGTGCTCGCCCGTGACGTACGCCCGCGCCTGTGCGGTGCGCCGGGGGCGGCACCGGCGCACAGTCTGCGCGACGGCCCCGGCACCGGTGCCTCGGGCGGGCTCGGTGCGGGGCTCGCCGCACTCGGCGCCCGCCTGCTGCCCCGCTTCGAGGTGCTGCTGGACCACCTCGACCTGGACGCGCGGCTAGCCCGCGCAGATCTCGTGATCACCGCCGAGGGCGCCCTGGACAAGCAGACCCCGCGCGGCAAGGTGCCGGCCGAGGTGGCACGCCGCGCCAAGCTCCACGGCCGCCCGGTGCTGGCGCTGGCGGGGACGATCGGCGACGGGGCCCAGCAGGTACGGGAATCGGGCGTGGACGCCTACAGCGGCATCCTGCCCGCACCCGTCGGACTGGCGGAGGCGCTCAGCCGGGGCGGGGAGTTCCTCGCCGACGCCTCGGAGCGTGCGCTGCGGATGGTTCTGCTCGGTATCGGCCTGACCTCCACCGGCACGCCGCGCCCCCGGGCGGCGGCTCCCGGCGAGGCGCTGGCACAGACCGGGTGA
- a CDS encoding uracil-DNA glycosylase translates to MDAAESGDPEHGPDARDFPARHARRCAGLGELDALVTRCRACPRLVAWREEAARVKRAAFQDWDYWARPVPGLGPPDAAVAVVGLAPAAHGGNRTGRMFTGDAAGDFLFAALHAVGMASQPVSAHADDGLRLRGVRLTSPVHCAPPANKPTPAERDACRPWLAAELDLLGPGLRAVVVLGGFGWQALLPVLAEAGRRMPSPRPVFGHGAHVVLPATEHRRELHLLGSYHPSRRNTSTGRLTMPMLVDVLRKAAVLGGLPVP, encoded by the coding sequence ATGGACGCAGCAGAGAGCGGTGACCCGGAGCACGGCCCCGACGCCCGGGACTTCCCCGCCCGTCACGCGCGGCGGTGTGCCGGGCTCGGCGAGCTGGACGCGCTCGTCACCCGGTGCCGCGCCTGTCCCCGGCTGGTGGCCTGGCGGGAGGAGGCCGCCCGGGTCAAGCGCGCCGCCTTCCAGGACTGGGACTACTGGGCGCGGCCGGTGCCCGGCCTGGGGCCGCCGGACGCCGCGGTGGCGGTGGTCGGGCTCGCGCCCGCCGCGCACGGGGGCAACAGGACCGGCCGGATGTTCACCGGCGACGCGGCGGGTGACTTCCTCTTCGCCGCACTGCACGCCGTGGGCATGGCGTCACAGCCGGTCTCGGCGCACGCGGACGACGGGCTCAGGCTGCGCGGTGTCCGGCTGACCTCTCCCGTGCACTGCGCGCCGCCGGCGAACAAGCCGACCCCGGCGGAACGCGACGCCTGCCGTCCGTGGCTGGCCGCCGAACTGGACCTGCTGGGCCCGGGGCTGCGTGCGGTGGTGGTTCTCGGCGGGTTCGGCTGGCAGGCGCTGCTGCCGGTGCTGGCCGAGGCGGGCCGGCGGATGCCGAGCCCGCGCCCGGTCTTCGGCCACGGCGCGCACGTCGTGCTGCCCGCCACGGAACACAGGCGGGAGCTGCACCTGCTGGGCAGTTACCACCCGAGCCGACGCAACACGTCCACGGGCCGGCTCACCATGCCCATGCTCGTCGACGTGCTCCGGAAGGCCGCCGTGCTCGGCGGGCTCCCGGTTCCGTGA